A single genomic interval of Eurosta solidaginis isolate ZX-2024a chromosome 3, ASM4086904v1, whole genome shotgun sequence harbors:
- the LOC137246578 gene encoding T-complex protein 1 subunit eta-like, whose amino-acid sequence MSKSIRKLLMLNGVSCTIKQYFADRDMFCAVHVPEEDWKRRMKACGGAVMTTANDINSSVLGQCDYFEERQVGGERFNIFQGCVNDRTYTLILRGGAEQFLEETELRYMML is encoded by the exons atgtccaagagtatcagaaaattgttgatgctgaatggcgtctcctgtacaataaa acagtattttgcagatcgtgatatgttctgtgctgttcatgtaccagaagaagattggaaacgtagaatgaaagcttgtggtggtgctgttatgactacagctaatgatattaactcaagtgttttgggtcaatgtgattactttgaagaacgtcaggttggtggtgaacgtttcaacattttccaag gctgcgttaatgatagaacatacacattgattttacgtggcggtgccgaacaatttttggaagaaactgagcttcgttacatgatgctataa